A single window of Pontibacillus chungwhensis DNA harbors:
- a CDS encoding flagellar hook-basal body complex protein, which produces MLRSMYAGISGMKGMQTKLDTIGNNIANVNTSGYKKGRVTFEDMMSQNLSAAEGPITTDNGGTATPFRGGINPSQVGLGSQLGSIDNIHTQGNRQTTNRPLDLSLEGDGMFALGQNSGGEDFGDFTNADISFTRAGNFYLDQEGFIVNGSGKYLLGSTEGYPDPDPGSTTGTLVEKGRIQIPPTAESFSIQSDGTVNYVAGGNTLAAGQIKVAKFSNPAGLQKVGANEFINSNNAGLLVADEDGDGSTAGEFFDKPADLVAPGQNGAASIVSGSLEMSNVDLAEEFTEMITAQRGFQANTRIITTSDEILQELVNLKR; this is translated from the coding sequence ATGTTACGTTCAATGTACGCCGGGATCTCCGGTATGAAAGGTATGCAAACGAAGTTAGATACAATCGGAAACAACATTGCCAATGTAAATACGTCAGGGTATAAAAAAGGGCGCGTGACGTTTGAAGATATGATGAGTCAGAACCTATCTGCGGCTGAAGGTCCTATCACAACTGACAATGGTGGAACAGCTACACCTTTTCGAGGGGGAATTAACCCTTCCCAAGTTGGTCTTGGATCCCAATTAGGTTCCATTGATAATATTCACACTCAAGGTAATCGCCAAACAACAAATCGCCCCCTTGATTTGTCGTTAGAAGGCGATGGGATGTTTGCGCTTGGACAGAATAGTGGCGGGGAAGATTTCGGCGACTTTACTAATGCTGATATTTCGTTTACAAGAGCTGGGAATTTTTATCTTGACCAAGAAGGTTTTATTGTAAATGGTTCTGGTAAATATTTATTAGGCTCTACAGAGGGCTATCCTGATCCTGATCCCGGAAGCACAACAGGAACTTTGGTTGAAAAGGGTAGAATACAAATTCCTCCTACTGCTGAAAGTTTTAGTATACAGTCTGATGGTACTGTAAATTACGTAGCGGGAGGAAATACGCTAGCTGCTGGCCAAATTAAAGTAGCTAAGTTTTCTAACCCTGCTGGACTTCAGAAAGTTGGTGCAAATGAGTTTATTAATTCAAATAATGCTGGTTTGCTCGTCGCTGATGAAGACGGTGATGGTAGTACAGCTGGTGAATTTTTTGACAAACCGGCAGATTTAGTGGCGCCTGGTCAAAATGGAGCAGCTTCAATCGTTTCAGGCTCCCTAGAAATGTCCAACGTTGACCTTGCAGAAGAGTTCACAGAAATGATTACAGCACAGCGTGGTTTCCAGGCGAATACCCGTATTATTACGACATCTGATGAGATCTTACAAGAACTCGTTAACTTGAAGCGATAA
- a CDS encoding flagellar FlbD family protein, giving the protein MISLTRLNGESFTLNAIYIEQIQAHPDTTITLSSGRKLLVREKEEEVITLTKQFYRQIGLASISVQEKEGS; this is encoded by the coding sequence ATGATTTCATTAACTCGATTAAACGGTGAGTCGTTTACATTAAATGCGATTTACATAGAACAAATTCAAGCTCATCCAGATACGACAATTACATTAAGTAGTGGCCGGAAGCTTCTTGTTCGAGAGAAAGAAGAGGAAGTCATTACATTAACCAAACAATTTTACAGGCAGATTGGACTTGCAAGTATTAGTGTCCAGGAAAAGGAGGGATCCTAA
- the fliL gene encoding flagellar basal body-associated protein FliL yields MNPKILKAMVISLVVITVGGVVALILILNSSSQASGEPTIDELRDYSIETDEITTDLKDDRFVRIQFRIVTESKDAKEELEKRDFQLKNILIKELSPMDEKEFKTGVENLEAMIKTRLNELMTEGKVTEVYTIKKVLQ; encoded by the coding sequence TTGAATCCAAAAATACTTAAAGCTATGGTCATTAGCCTGGTTGTCATTACGGTCGGAGGCGTCGTTGCCCTTATCTTAATCTTAAACTCTAGTAGTCAAGCAAGTGGAGAGCCGACGATCGATGAGTTGCGTGACTATTCCATTGAAACAGACGAGATTACGACTGACTTAAAAGATGATCGTTTTGTCCGGATTCAATTTAGAATTGTAACAGAGAGTAAAGATGCTAAAGAGGAATTAGAAAAGCGGGACTTCCAGCTTAAGAACATCTTAATTAAAGAACTATCCCCTATGGATGAAAAAGAATTTAAAACGGGTGTTGAAAACCTCGAAGCGATGATTAAGACCCGCCTTAACGAATTAATGACAGAAGGTAAAGTTACAGAAGTCTACACCATTAAGAAAGTTTTACAATAA
- the fliM gene encoding flagellar motor switch protein FliM yields MAEEVLSQNEIDALLSAISTGEMDADDLKKEEKERKVRAYDFKRALRFSKDQIRSLARIHENFARLLTTYFSAQLRTYIHISVASVDQIPYEEFIRSIPKMTILNVFSVEPLDGRILLEANPNIAYAMLDRVLGGKGVSVNKVESLTEIETNLMSQLFEKAIDNLQEAWSSVVDINPELEEFEVNPQFLQMVSPNETVVVISLNTEIGESSGMINICIPHVVLEPIIPKLSVHYWMQTQTPNETSPEEYQSLSKTIQKAEVDVKAILGESRITVDELYHLAKDDVIRLDQLIEDPMKIKVDEEVKFLAQPGQVKKKVAVQILDEYRGGDDDDE; encoded by the coding sequence TTGGCAGAAGAAGTTCTCTCTCAAAATGAGATCGATGCACTATTATCCGCCATATCAACTGGAGAAATGGACGCAGATGATTTAAAAAAGGAAGAAAAAGAACGAAAAGTACGAGCTTATGATTTTAAAAGGGCGTTACGATTTTCTAAAGATCAGATTCGCAGTTTAGCGAGGATCCATGAAAATTTTGCTCGGCTACTCACGACTTATTTTTCGGCTCAGTTAAGAACCTATATTCATATCTCTGTTGCCTCAGTAGATCAAATTCCTTACGAAGAGTTTATAAGATCGATTCCAAAAATGACGATTTTAAACGTCTTTTCCGTCGAGCCTTTAGATGGACGAATTCTACTAGAAGCCAACCCAAACATTGCTTACGCTATGCTTGATAGAGTTCTTGGGGGGAAAGGCGTCAGTGTTAATAAAGTGGAAAGCCTTACAGAAATTGAAACGAACTTGATGTCTCAGCTTTTTGAAAAAGCGATTGATAACCTTCAAGAAGCGTGGAGTTCTGTGGTCGATATAAATCCAGAGCTTGAAGAGTTTGAGGTAAACCCTCAGTTTCTTCAAATGGTTTCTCCTAATGAAACGGTTGTTGTTATATCCTTAAATACAGAAATCGGGGAATCCTCAGGCATGATTAACATCTGTATTCCACATGTGGTGTTAGAGCCGATTATTCCAAAACTTTCTGTTCACTACTGGATGCAAACCCAAACGCCTAATGAAACAAGCCCTGAGGAGTACCAGTCCCTCTCAAAAACAATCCAGAAAGCAGAAGTGGATGTAAAAGCCATATTAGGTGAGTCTCGGATTACTGTTGATGAACTGTATCATCTTGCTAAAGATGATGTGATTCGGTTAGATCAGTTAATTGAGGATCCTATGAAAATTAAAGTTGATGAAGAAGTTAAATTCCTAGCACAGCCTGGACAGGTGAAAAAGAAAGTAGCTGTCCAAATATTAGACGAATACCGAGGGGGGGACGACGATGATGAGTGA
- the fliY gene encoding flagellar motor switch phosphatase FliY has protein sequence MMSDDMLSQDEIDALLNGTADTGGSNDDQPSNDEYLTSLEQDALGEIGNISFGSSATALSSLLMQKVDITTPSISIIKRSNLADEFPEPNVAIQVEYTEGFSGMNLLVIQQSDAAIIADLMLGGDGTSPSEEMNEIHLSAVQEAMNQMMGSAATSMSTVFNKRVDISPPSIDLLHVKEGEGTEQIPDEDLVNVSFQLKVGELIDSKIMQVLPIEFAKDLVDQLLNPPSGDEELLQEAEPQQEPKQNAERVESDQAAQQDHTASARTEPSQVQHNVAPSQEPAQPRETQYMGGMREEDSSQVQQAVFSQFEPPSLQDQEKRNLDMLMDIPLKVTVELGRTKRTIKDILELSSGSIVELDKLAGEPVDILVNDKPIAQGEVVVIDENFGVRVTEILSQQERLKKLQ, from the coding sequence ATGATGAGTGATGATATGCTTTCACAGGATGAAATTGATGCCCTGTTAAATGGAACAGCCGATACGGGCGGTTCAAACGATGACCAACCATCTAATGACGAGTATTTAACTTCTTTAGAACAAGATGCACTAGGGGAGATCGGAAATATTTCGTTTGGAAGCTCTGCTACAGCACTATCGAGTCTGTTAATGCAAAAGGTGGATATAACGACGCCGTCGATTTCAATTATAAAGAGGTCAAATCTAGCGGATGAATTTCCTGAACCGAATGTAGCCATTCAAGTCGAATATACAGAAGGATTCTCAGGAATGAATCTGTTAGTGATTCAACAAAGTGATGCTGCTATTATTGCGGATTTGATGCTTGGAGGGGATGGGACATCACCATCTGAAGAAATGAATGAAATTCATTTGAGCGCTGTACAAGAAGCCATGAATCAAATGATGGGTTCAGCAGCCACGAGCATGTCGACAGTCTTTAATAAACGAGTGGATATTTCTCCACCAAGTATTGATTTATTGCATGTAAAAGAAGGAGAAGGAACAGAGCAAATTCCAGATGAAGATCTTGTGAATGTTAGTTTCCAACTTAAAGTTGGGGAGTTAATTGATTCAAAGATTATGCAAGTCTTGCCGATCGAATTTGCTAAAGACCTTGTGGACCAACTGTTGAATCCTCCTTCAGGTGATGAAGAACTGTTACAAGAAGCAGAACCACAGCAAGAGCCAAAACAAAATGCGGAAAGAGTAGAAAGTGATCAAGCAGCGCAACAAGATCATACTGCCTCGGCAAGAACAGAACCTTCTCAAGTACAGCACAATGTGGCCCCATCACAGGAACCGGCTCAACCTCGAGAAACGCAATACATGGGGGGCATGAGAGAAGAAGATTCAAGCCAGGTTCAACAAGCCGTATTTAGTCAATTTGAGCCTCCATCTTTGCAGGATCAGGAAAAGCGTAATTTAGATATGCTGATGGATATTCCGCTTAAAGTAACAGTGGAACTTGGGCGTACAAAACGAACGATTAAAGACATCTTGGAACTATCTTCAGGTTCGATTGTAGAGCTTGATAAATTAGCAGGGGAACCTGTAGATATTCTTGTGAATGATAAACCCATTGCACAAGGAGAAGTGGTTGTGATTGACGAAAACTTTGGGGTTCGTGTTACAGAAATACTTAGCCAGCAAGAACGGCTGAAAAAATTACAATAG
- a CDS encoding response regulator, whose product MASKILIVDDAAFMRMMIKDILTKNGFDVVGEAQDGSEAVDKYKELQPDLVTMDITMPEMDGISALKEIKGLNGDAKIIMCSAMGQQAMVIDAIQAGAKDFIVKPFQADRVLEAINKALA is encoded by the coding sequence ATGGCTAGCAAAATTTTAATTGTAGACGATGCAGCATTTATGAGAATGATGATCAAGGATATTTTAACAAAGAACGGGTTTGACGTTGTGGGTGAAGCTCAAGACGGAAGTGAAGCTGTCGATAAGTATAAAGAATTACAGCCAGACCTTGTCACTATGGATATTACAATGCCTGAAATGGATGGGATTAGTGCACTAAAAGAAATTAAAGGCCTTAACGGGGATGCCAAGATTATTATGTGTTCCGCAATGGGGCAACAAGCGATGGTCATAGATGCCATACAAGCGGGAGCGAAAGACTTCATTGTGAAACCATTTCAAGCAGACCGAGTGCTTGAGGCTATAAATAAGGCTTTAGCATAA
- a CDS encoding flagellar biosynthetic protein FliO, whose translation MSKQLFIWVSALIIITAFWPSSTTISAQPSVETCLENPALEGCGDYGSSKDVEEEEQSIPSSSPASSEGSMLLDLIKLILALAFIIFLIYILLKFMNKRNKSIHPSKAMENLGGVPLGQNKSLQIVRIGQQVYAVGVGENVELVTEIKDEHTINELTKKKEPDVQSFSPSFIKQLLPQKKASGKDEEKSYNDQSFQKLFQTELSSLKERRKQLVEAEKRKKEDSNE comes from the coding sequence ATGAGTAAGCAGTTATTCATATGGGTGAGCGCCCTCATCATCATAACGGCTTTTTGGCCATCATCAACGACTATTTCTGCACAACCAAGTGTAGAAACTTGCTTAGAAAATCCGGCCCTTGAAGGATGTGGGGATTATGGTTCATCTAAAGATGTTGAAGAAGAGGAACAATCTATCCCCTCTTCTTCGCCTGCTTCTTCTGAAGGGTCGATGCTGTTAGATTTGATTAAACTCATATTGGCTCTAGCCTTTATTATCTTTTTAATTTATATACTTTTAAAGTTTATGAATAAGCGAAACAAAAGCATTCATCCTTCAAAAGCGATGGAGAATCTTGGGGGAGTCCCTCTTGGACAGAACAAATCATTGCAAATTGTTCGCATAGGACAACAAGTATATGCAGTTGGAGTAGGAGAAAATGTTGAATTAGTTACAGAGATCAAGGATGAGCACACAATAAACGAGTTGACGAAGAAGAAAGAGCCGGACGTTCAGAGCTTTTCTCCATCCTTTATTAAACAATTATTGCCTCAAAAAAAGGCTTCTGGTAAGGATGAAGAAAAATCATATAACGATCAATCGTTTCAAAAATTATTTCAAACTGAACTATCTTCTTTAAAGGAGCGAAGGAAGCAGCTTGTAGAAGCGGAAAAGAGAAAGAAAGAGGATTCAAATGAATGA
- the fliP gene encoding flagellar type III secretion system pore protein FliP (The bacterial flagellar biogenesis protein FliP forms a type III secretion system (T3SS)-type pore required for flagellar assembly.), producing the protein MNEFINLFADSDPTNVATSVKLLLVLTVLSIAPGILVLMTSFTRIIIVLSFVRTSLATQQMPPNQVLVGLALFLSFFVMAPTLQEVNEEALTPLFNEEISLEEAYENASVPMKSFMAKHTREKDLALFMNYAQMEKPETVQDIPLTTMVPAFAISELKTAFQMGFMIFVPFLVIDMAVASILMSMGMMMLPPVMISLPFKILLFVLVDGWYLIMQSLLEGF; encoded by the coding sequence ATGAATGAATTTATTAATCTATTTGCAGACTCAGATCCAACAAACGTAGCAACATCTGTAAAACTTCTGTTGGTGCTAACCGTCTTATCCATTGCTCCTGGAATTTTAGTTTTGATGACAAGTTTTACGCGAATTATTATTGTTTTGTCATTCGTTCGTACGTCCCTTGCCACACAACAGATGCCTCCAAATCAGGTATTAGTGGGTCTTGCATTGTTTTTGTCATTTTTTGTAATGGCGCCTACCCTTCAAGAAGTAAATGAAGAGGCCCTTACCCCTTTGTTCAATGAGGAGATCTCATTAGAGGAAGCTTACGAGAATGCCAGTGTACCTATGAAGTCATTCATGGCTAAACATACAAGAGAGAAAGATCTTGCCTTGTTTATGAATTATGCTCAAATGGAGAAGCCAGAGACTGTTCAGGACATACCGTTAACAACGATGGTTCCGGCCTTTGCTATTAGCGAGTTAAAGACGGCGTTTCAGATGGGGTTTATGATTTTTGTTCCCTTTCTTGTAATTGATATGGCTGTAGCAAGTATTCTCATGTCAATGGGGATGATGATGTTGCCTCCTGTCATGATCTCACTTCCATTTAAGATCCTGCTTTTTGTTCTTGTGGATGGTTGGTACTTGATTATGCAGTCGCTACTAGAAGGTTTTTAA
- the fliQ gene encoding flagellar biosynthesis protein FliQ, giving the protein MNSQFVISLAEKGVVTVLTITGPLLILALSVGLLVSIFQATTQIQEQTLAFIPKIVAVMGGLVFFGPWMLTRMVEFTATIFENLNQFVG; this is encoded by the coding sequence ATGAATAGTCAGTTCGTTATATCACTAGCTGAGAAAGGCGTCGTAACCGTCTTAACGATAACAGGTCCATTGCTTATATTAGCTTTATCAGTAGGGTTACTTGTTTCCATCTTCCAGGCAACAACTCAGATTCAAGAACAGACCCTTGCCTTTATCCCTAAAATAGTGGCTGTGATGGGTGGCCTTGTCTTCTTTGGACCTTGGATGTTAACGAGAATGGTGGAATTTACAGCCACAATCTTTGAGAACTTAAATCAGTTTGTAGGGTAG
- the fliR gene encoding flagellar biosynthetic protein FliR, giving the protein MISLIDLSKVPGLLLIFMRVTAFFVTLPLFSYRNMPTQHKIGFSAFLALLMYFTIDVPVILLDETFILLILKEALVGLLVGFIAYLILAAIQIAGGFIDFQMGFAIANVIDPQTGVQSPLIGQYLYTFTLLFLLAVNGHHLLIDGVFYSYEVIPMNQVSIPFGEGSIAEFVVFTFNKMFIVAFQMAMPVVGCLFLVDVALGIIARTVPQLNVFVVGLPLKIFVSFVVIIISFGMFSILVENLFEFMLVTMRDLMSLMGGA; this is encoded by the coding sequence ATGATTAGTTTAATTGACCTTTCCAAAGTGCCTGGACTTTTATTAATCTTTATGCGAGTCACCGCGTTCTTTGTTACGCTGCCGCTATTTTCATACCGAAACATGCCTACTCAGCATAAAATAGGATTTAGTGCATTTTTAGCTCTTTTAATGTATTTCACAATCGATGTGCCTGTGATTCTTCTTGATGAGACATTTATCCTGCTTATTCTAAAAGAGGCTCTGGTAGGGTTGCTAGTAGGTTTTATAGCTTACTTGATTTTAGCAGCCATTCAAATTGCAGGAGGTTTTATCGATTTTCAAATGGGTTTTGCTATTGCGAATGTCATTGACCCTCAAACTGGCGTGCAAAGTCCGTTAATTGGTCAATACCTTTATACATTTACATTGTTATTTTTACTCGCAGTAAATGGTCACCACCTTTTAATTGATGGGGTTTTTTACAGTTACGAGGTGATCCCTATGAACCAGGTTTCGATTCCTTTTGGAGAAGGTTCCATTGCAGAGTTTGTGGTCTTTACCTTTAATAAAATGTTTATCGTAGCCTTTCAAATGGCGATGCCTGTTGTGGGTTGTTTGTTTTTGGTTGATGTGGCTTTAGGGATCATAGCCAGAACAGTGCCTCAGCTAAATGTATTTGTTGTTGGGTTACCGCTTAAAATCTTTGTGAGTTTCGTGGTTATTATTATATCGTTTGGAATGTTCTCGATACTTGTAGAGAATTTATTTGAATTCATGCTTGTCACGATGAGAGATCTAATGTCACTGATGGGAGGGGCTTAA
- the flhB gene encoding flagellar biosynthesis protein FlhB, translated as MVNKLRLDLQYFSGEKTEKATPKKREDSRKKGQVAKSQDVNTAILLFTVFLVMLVIGGFLRDRFTRLYRHTFQEYITWEVTEQTVHQMLLQVTMEMAITVAPLMGAAIVAGLAANYLQIGFLFTGEPLKMDLKKLNPIQGAKKIFAARALVELLKSLLKIGFIGTVTFTVLWIRRGDLLEMSQKSVESAVSFFGQTTVIMGLAASLLLLLLSSIDYIYQRYDYEKNIRMSKQDLKDEHKNIEGDPQIKSKIKERQRQMSQQRMMSEVPEADVVITNPTHFAIAIKYDEDKAQAPYVVAKGVDYVALKIKEIAKAHDVTTVENRPLARALYDRSEIDQPIGEEFYQAVAEILAYVYKLQKKA; from the coding sequence ATGGTGAACAAATTACGGTTGGATCTTCAGTATTTCTCTGGAGAAAAGACTGAGAAAGCAACACCTAAAAAGCGTGAGGACTCCCGGAAGAAAGGACAAGTTGCAAAAAGCCAGGATGTGAACACGGCTATATTGCTCTTTACGGTTTTTTTAGTGATGTTAGTCATTGGTGGTTTTTTAAGAGATCGGTTTACGCGTTTGTACAGGCATACTTTTCAAGAATACATAACATGGGAAGTCACAGAGCAAACTGTTCATCAAATGTTACTACAAGTAACAATGGAGATGGCCATTACAGTAGCTCCACTTATGGGGGCGGCAATCGTGGCGGGGCTTGCAGCGAATTATTTGCAAATTGGGTTCTTATTTACCGGAGAACCATTGAAGATGGATTTAAAGAAGTTAAACCCCATACAAGGAGCAAAAAAGATCTTCGCAGCACGAGCACTGGTTGAATTGTTGAAGTCTTTGTTGAAGATTGGCTTTATAGGTACAGTTACATTTACGGTGTTATGGATCAGACGGGGCGATTTATTAGAAATGTCTCAAAAAAGTGTGGAGAGTGCTGTTAGTTTTTTCGGGCAAACCACTGTCATAATGGGACTGGCTGCTTCTCTATTACTGCTTTTGTTATCAAGTATTGATTACATTTACCAGCGGTATGATTACGAGAAAAATATTCGAATGTCCAAGCAAGATTTGAAAGATGAGCACAAAAATATTGAAGGGGATCCTCAAATTAAATCCAAGATTAAAGAACGTCAACGACAGATGTCACAGCAGCGAATGATGAGTGAAGTGCCGGAAGCGGATGTAGTTATTACAAACCCCACCCACTTTGCCATTGCGATAAAATACGATGAGGACAAGGCACAAGCCCCTTATGTTGTTGCTAAGGGTGTCGATTATGTTGCTTTAAAGATAAAAGAAATTGCCAAAGCGCATGACGTGACAACCGTTGAGAATCGACCGTTAGCAAGAGCATTATATGATCGATCTGAAATCGACCAACCTATTGGGGAAGAATTTTACCAAGCGGTTGCTGAAATTCTAGCTTACGTCTATAAACTGCAAAAGAAAGCGTAA
- the flhA gene encoding flagellar biosynthesis protein FlhA encodes MAIRDLSVLVGVILIIVMLVIPMPPVLLSIFILINITLALIVILVAMNTTEALQFSIFPSLLLLLTLFRLGLNVSTTRSILANAEAGGVVSTFGTFVTGNSALVGFVIFAILVIIQFLVITKGAERVSEVAARFTLDAMPGKQMSIDADLNAGLISEQQAKMRREKIENEADFYGAMDGASKFVKGDAIAGIIIVLINIIFGLIIGMTQKGYGFSEAIDTYMRLTVGDGLVSQIPALLISTATGIVVTRVASEGNLGTDVSTQLLRYPKLLYIAAATIFMLGLTPIPILITTFIAGVLAFGGYWLSRDVALDQEPDPEEETEQESSDMKSPENVVSLISTDPIEFEFGYALIPLADTNQGGDLLDRIVMIRRQLAIELGLVIPVVRIRDNIQLNPNEYRLKIKGNEVAKGELLLDHYLAMSPGVEEDSVEGIDTQEPAFGLPAKWIAEEVKEDAEMFGYTVVDPPSVVSTHITEVIKQYAHQLLGRQETKQLIDHLKESYPILVDEVTPEPLSVGEVQKVLGKLLRENVSIKNLPVIFETLADFGKMTNDTELLAEYARQSLATQITHQYSAGQNGLKVITVSGRVEKTIAEHVQQTEHGSYLALDPETQQQIVQSVASQVEQLSLQEETPIVLCSPATRMYVKQLLERFLPQVAVLSYNELEPSIEVQSVGEVNVA; translated from the coding sequence ATGGCCATAAGAGACTTATCGGTATTGGTTGGTGTTATCCTAATCATCGTCATGTTAGTGATTCCAATGCCACCTGTACTCTTAAGTATATTTATACTCATTAATATTACATTAGCTTTAATTGTCATTTTAGTGGCAATGAATACAACAGAAGCGTTACAGTTTTCTATATTTCCATCCCTCCTATTATTACTGACGTTATTCAGGTTGGGATTAAACGTATCCACGACTCGTTCCATCTTAGCGAACGCAGAAGCTGGAGGAGTGGTTTCAACGTTTGGAACATTTGTAACCGGCAATAGTGCCCTTGTTGGTTTTGTCATTTTTGCCATTCTAGTCATTATTCAGTTTCTTGTCATTACAAAAGGGGCTGAGCGTGTATCAGAAGTGGCTGCAAGATTTACATTAGACGCCATGCCAGGTAAGCAAATGAGTATCGATGCTGATTTAAATGCAGGTTTAATTTCTGAACAACAAGCTAAAATGCGAAGAGAAAAAATTGAAAATGAAGCAGATTTCTACGGTGCAATGGATGGTGCTAGTAAGTTCGTAAAAGGGGACGCCATTGCAGGTATCATAATCGTTTTAATTAATATTATTTTTGGACTTATTATCGGGATGACTCAAAAAGGGTACGGATTCTCTGAAGCTATTGATACATACATGAGGCTAACAGTTGGAGATGGATTAGTCAGCCAAATTCCGGCCTTACTTATTTCCACTGCCACAGGTATTGTAGTTACACGAGTTGCATCTGAAGGAAATCTCGGAACAGACGTCTCCACCCAGCTATTAAGATATCCAAAACTTCTATACATTGCAGCAGCAACGATCTTTATGCTTGGTTTGACACCAATTCCAATACTGATCACGACTTTTATAGCAGGTGTTTTAGCATTCGGAGGTTACTGGTTATCGAGGGATGTAGCGTTAGACCAAGAACCTGATCCTGAAGAAGAAACAGAACAAGAAAGTTCTGATATGAAGTCTCCGGAGAACGTTGTGAGTTTGATCTCTACCGACCCTATTGAATTTGAATTTGGGTACGCGTTAATCCCTCTTGCAGATACGAATCAAGGCGGGGATTTACTGGATCGAATTGTTATGATCCGTCGTCAACTTGCCATTGAATTAGGGCTCGTTATCCCTGTTGTGAGGATAAGAGATAATATTCAGTTAAATCCAAATGAGTACCGTTTGAAAATCAAAGGAAACGAGGTAGCAAAAGGGGAGCTTCTCCTTGATCATTACTTGGCTATGAGCCCAGGCGTTGAAGAAGATAGTGTAGAAGGTATTGATACTCAAGAACCTGCATTCGGTTTGCCTGCAAAATGGATAGCTGAAGAGGTTAAAGAAGATGCGGAGATGTTTGGTTATACTGTTGTAGATCCTCCTTCTGTGGTGTCCACCCATATAACCGAAGTCATAAAGCAGTATGCCCATCAACTATTAGGAAGACAAGAAACGAAACAGCTCATCGATCATTTGAAGGAATCTTACCCGATTTTAGTAGATGAGGTCACGCCTGAACCTCTCTCTGTTGGTGAGGTCCAAAAAGTGCTTGGGAAGTTACTACGTGAGAACGTTTCGATTAAAAACTTACCTGTTATTTTTGAAACGCTCGCAGACTTTGGGAAAATGACGAATGATACAGAGCTTCTTGCTGAATACGCCAGACAATCATTAGCGACCCAAATTACACATCAATATTCAGCAGGTCAAAATGGACTGAAAGTCATTACCGTTTCAGGAAGAGTAGAAAAGACAATAGCTGAACATGTTCAACAAACAGAACATGGCAGCTACCTTGCGCTAGACCCAGAAACACAACAACAAATTGTTCAGTCTGTAGCAAGCCAGGTTGAACAACTCTCCTTGCAGGAAGAAACGCCAATAGTATTGTGTTCACCTGCCACAAGAATGTATGTGAAACAACTATTAGAACGCTTCTTGCCTCAAGTTGCGGTTCTGTCATATAACGAATTAGAACCAAGTATAGAGGTACAAAGTGTTGGGGAGGTGAACGTAGCATGA